A stretch of the Sulfurimonas sp. HSL-1656 genome encodes the following:
- a CDS encoding 3-methyladenine DNA glycosylase, with protein MPELPDANALYSALESLNLLEGKPPMWWPEYGTFAVVVGAVLTQNSQWTRVEQSLANLDTAGALSAEALADADPGELMELIRPSGLFKNKAKVLQALSAALLEAYGDFETFRDEVSREWLLEQKGIGPETADSILCYACGRDAMVVDAYTSRLTRAFGFEHESYDDLQAWCVEGLEGRFETQELHSIYALFHGMIVEYVKRYKKGKAVDVGALAPLL; from the coding sequence ATGCCGGAACTGCCCGATGCAAATGCCCTTTACAGCGCCCTGGAATCATTGAACCTGCTCGAAGGGAAACCGCCGATGTGGTGGCCGGAGTACGGTACTTTTGCCGTCGTTGTCGGGGCGGTTTTGACGCAGAACAGCCAGTGGACGCGGGTGGAGCAGTCGCTTGCCAACCTGGATACGGCGGGGGCGCTCAGCGCCGAAGCGCTTGCAGACGCCGATCCCGGCGAGTTGATGGAGCTGATCCGCCCCAGCGGGCTTTTCAAGAACAAGGCAAAGGTGTTGCAGGCCCTCTCTGCGGCGCTGCTGGAAGCCTACGGCGACTTTGAGACCTTCCGCGATGAGGTCAGCAGGGAGTGGCTGCTGGAGCAGAAGGGGATTGGCCCGGAGACGGCGGACTCCATCCTCTGCTACGCCTGCGGGCGCGACGCGATGGTCGTGGACGCCTACACATCCAGGCTCACGCGGGCCTTCGGCTTCGAGCACGAGAGCTACGACGACCTGCAGGCGTGGTGTGTCGAGGGGCTGGAGGGACGATTTGAGACGCAGGAGCTTCACTCAATCTACGCCCTTTTCCACGGGATGATCGTCGAGTACGTCAAGCGGTACAAGAAGGGGAAAGCGGTGGACGTGGGGGCGTTAGCGCCCCTGCTGTGA
- a CDS encoding ATP-binding cassette domain-containing protein, whose product MTRPLQIEHLTFKYPGSYEPLFENLTLQFYEGWSGIVGPNGSGKTTLAQLICGRLHPANGTIRHNRDAIYCDQRTDRVPEAFAAFMEAFDGDAVRLRDALKIEPAWQWRWEQLSHGERKRAQIAAALYKNPPLLVLDEPTNHLDEASKTLLTTALQRYRGIGILISHDRELLDGLCRHTLFLGAGAPDLRHTPYSVAKTERAKEAAFQREEHERHSKTVKKLKRQVQAQRQKADRSDARVSKRHVNPKDIDTKKKLELAVFTGKDATDGKILERYKSRLARAEAERGTVARVFEKGIVLEAGRYRKLFPVTVEAVTLDLNDRRRLKVPRLRIDAGEKIGITGPNGSGKSSFLRHLLATQTWYDEVLYIPQEVGASASRQLMQEVSGLDAVRKGEVMGLITRLGSDPGLLLQSTIPSPGEVRKLMLALGMEKKPGLIIMDEPTNHLDLEAIELLEAALTAYEGALLLVSHDRPFLAQTVTTRWHFVEQGAEVLITEAP is encoded by the coding sequence ATGACCCGACCTCTCCAGATAGAACACCTCACTTTCAAATACCCCGGCAGTTACGAGCCGCTTTTTGAAAACCTGACCCTGCAGTTTTATGAAGGCTGGAGCGGTATCGTCGGCCCAAACGGCAGCGGCAAGACGACGCTGGCACAACTGATCTGCGGCCGACTGCATCCTGCGAACGGGACCATAAGGCACAACCGCGACGCCATCTACTGCGACCAGCGCACCGACCGGGTACCGGAGGCGTTTGCCGCCTTTATGGAAGCCTTCGACGGTGACGCGGTACGGCTGCGCGACGCTTTAAAGATCGAGCCCGCCTGGCAATGGCGCTGGGAACAGCTCAGCCACGGGGAGCGCAAACGTGCCCAGATCGCCGCGGCACTCTACAAAAACCCGCCCCTCCTCGTCCTGGACGAACCGACCAATCACCTCGACGAAGCCTCCAAAACGCTGCTGACCACCGCCCTGCAGCGCTACCGGGGTATCGGGATACTGATCAGCCACGACCGGGAGCTGCTTGACGGTTTGTGCCGCCACACCCTTTTCCTGGGAGCGGGCGCACCCGACCTGCGCCACACCCCCTACTCCGTCGCCAAAACGGAGCGGGCGAAAGAAGCGGCCTTTCAACGCGAAGAGCACGAACGGCACAGCAAAACCGTCAAAAAACTCAAGCGCCAGGTACAGGCACAGCGTCAAAAAGCGGACCGCTCCGACGCCCGGGTCTCCAAGCGGCATGTAAACCCCAAAGACATCGATACCAAGAAGAAGCTGGAACTGGCGGTTTTTACGGGGAAGGATGCGACCGACGGGAAGATACTGGAGCGTTATAAGAGCCGCCTCGCGCGGGCCGAAGCGGAACGGGGGACGGTCGCGCGCGTCTTCGAGAAAGGGATTGTCCTGGAAGCGGGACGCTACCGAAAGCTCTTTCCCGTCACCGTCGAAGCCGTTACACTCGACCTAAACGACCGGCGGCGGCTGAAGGTGCCGAGACTGCGGATCGATGCGGGAGAAAAAATCGGCATCACCGGCCCAAACGGGAGCGGCAAAAGCAGTTTTCTGCGCCACCTCCTTGCGACGCAGACATGGTACGACGAGGTGCTCTACATCCCCCAGGAGGTCGGTGCATCGGCATCACGACAACTGATGCAGGAGGTTTCCGGGCTGGACGCCGTGCGCAAGGGAGAAGTGATGGGCCTGATCACCCGCTTGGGAAGCGATCCGGGGCTGCTGCTGCAGAGCACGATCCCCAGTCCGGGCGAGGTGCGCAAACTAATGCTGGCGCTGGGCATGGAGAAGAAGCCGGGGCTTATCATCATGGACGAACCCACCAACCACCTGGACCTCGAAGCGATCGAACTGCTCGAAGCCGCCCTGACCGCCTATGAAGGGGCCCTGCTCCTCGTCAGTCACGACCGTCCGTTTCTGGCGCAGACCGTCACCACGCGGTGGCACTTTGTAGAGCAGGGAGCAGAAGTCCTGATCACCGAAGCACCCTGA
- a CDS encoding glutamine amidotransferase, whose product MKQICIIKTGSTFGTTRSAYNDFEDWIVAKLELPQSRPFTVNVQGGDALPDLEQCDGVIVTGSHSMVTDDEAWSRQTAAWLAEAVARGIPMLAICYGHQLLAKALGGVSGYHRSGMEIGTVAVELTDSARDDRLFCELPQRFDAHTIHSQTVVTLPEGAVRLAFNAHDENHAFRMGPSAWGVQFHPEFDRAVMRSYIDEVSKSEPLGEEKRAALLEAARETAEATAILKRFEKLVCEG is encoded by the coding sequence GTGAAACAGATCTGCATCATCAAAACGGGATCGACGTTCGGGACGACCAGAAGCGCGTACAATGATTTTGAAGACTGGATCGTCGCCAAGCTGGAGCTGCCGCAATCGCGCCCCTTTACGGTGAACGTGCAGGGAGGTGACGCCCTGCCGGACCTGGAACAGTGTGACGGCGTGATCGTCACCGGGTCGCACTCCATGGTTACCGACGATGAGGCCTGGAGCCGTCAGACGGCGGCGTGGCTGGCGGAAGCAGTGGCGCGGGGCATCCCGATGCTTGCGATCTGCTACGGGCACCAGCTCCTGGCCAAGGCCCTGGGCGGCGTCTCGGGCTACCACCGCAGCGGGATGGAGATAGGCACGGTCGCCGTCGAACTGACCGACAGCGCCCGGGACGACCGGCTCTTTTGCGAACTGCCGCAGCGTTTCGACGCCCATACCATCCACTCCCAGACGGTTGTCACCCTGCCCGAAGGCGCCGTGAGGCTTGCGTTCAACGCCCATGATGAGAACCACGCCTTCAGGATGGGGCCGAGTGCCTGGGGTGTGCAGTTCCACCCCGAGTTCGACAGGGCCGTGATGCGCTCCTATATCGATGAGGTGTCCAAATCCGAGCCATTAGGGGAGGAGAAGCGGGCGGCACTGCTGGAAGCGGCGCGGGAAACCGCCGAAGCGACGGCGATCCTGAAGCGGTTCGAGAAGCTCGTCTGCGAAGGGTAA
- a CDS encoding carboxymuconolactone decarboxylase family protein: protein MRTGMITFLFSLFSVTCSFAADMGGPKEVEALTAKEQAMIPIAALTAAGDMERLKPALEKGLDAGLSVNEIKEILIQLYAYCGFPRSLNGINAFMEVMKAREAEGIKDTVGKAASPLPKGMDRNAYGAEVRRKLMGVTEEPPAAGYQLFTPVMDTYLKAHLFADIFARDVLDHRSRELVTVSALAAMPGTEGQLRFHLGAAMNAGLSADQMRAFVTVLEAKVGAREANVARQLLRDLLTAGDG, encoded by the coding sequence ATGCGAACCGGAATGATCACTTTTCTGTTTTCCCTCTTCAGCGTTACCTGCAGTTTCGCGGCAGATATGGGTGGACCTAAAGAAGTCGAAGCCCTCACGGCGAAAGAACAGGCCATGATCCCCATCGCCGCGTTGACGGCAGCAGGCGATATGGAGCGTCTCAAACCCGCGCTGGAGAAAGGGCTCGACGCGGGCCTCAGCGTCAACGAGATCAAAGAGATCCTTATCCAGCTCTACGCCTACTGCGGATTCCCGCGCAGCCTCAACGGCATCAACGCGTTTATGGAGGTCATGAAGGCCCGCGAGGCCGAGGGGATCAAGGACACCGTCGGCAAAGCGGCTTCGCCGCTGCCAAAGGGTATGGACAGGAATGCATACGGCGCAGAGGTACGCCGTAAGCTGATGGGCGTTACGGAGGAGCCACCCGCTGCGGGCTACCAGCTCTTTACCCCGGTGATGGACACCTACCTCAAAGCGCACCTCTTTGCGGACATCTTCGCCCGGGACGTTCTGGACCACCGGAGCAGGGAACTGGTCACCGTCTCGGCACTGGCCGCCATGCCCGGCACGGAGGGGCAGCTAAGGTTCCATCTGGGTGCGGCGATGAATGCGGGATTGAGTGCCGATCAGATGAGAGCGTTCGTCACCGTGCTTGAGGCAAAAGTAGGAGCGCGCGAAGCCAACGTCGCCCGGCAACTGCTCCGCGACCTGCTCACAGCGGGCGACGGCTGA
- a CDS encoding SDR family oxidoreductase → MSKKNVLITGGARGIGAATAKALAGDGHRVFINYVNSTQVANDLASAINGAGGEAYAIQADVRDEASIKAMFDTIKRDHGGVDILVSNANMNFTQKPFMEQSWEEFSQKLNDEMRASYLCARYAAASMVEKKFGRLIFISSTLSESPAPSFIAHGSAKGALDTFSKYLAQELGAHGITSNIVAPGLVLTDATEGAPEAFKEFIRSMTPTQTISRPEDVANAVSFLAKEESAQVTGAYLSVSGGAYMS, encoded by the coding sequence ATGTCTAAGAAAAATGTTCTGATCACCGGCGGTGCCAGAGGCATCGGTGCGGCCACGGCCAAAGCCCTCGCCGGCGACGGCCACCGCGTGTTCATCAACTACGTCAACAGCACCCAGGTCGCCAATGACCTGGCCTCGGCCATCAACGGTGCCGGCGGCGAAGCGTATGCCATCCAGGCGGATGTCCGGGACGAAGCGAGCATCAAAGCGATGTTCGACACCATCAAACGCGACCACGGCGGCGTCGACATCCTCGTCTCCAACGCCAACATGAACTTTACGCAAAAGCCCTTCATGGAGCAGAGCTGGGAGGAATTTTCCCAGAAGCTCAACGACGAGATGCGCGCCTCCTACCTCTGTGCCCGGTACGCCGCGGCCTCGATGGTGGAGAAGAAGTTCGGCCGTCTGATCTTTATCTCCAGCACCCTCTCCGAGAGTCCGGCACCCTCTTTCATCGCCCACGGTTCCGCCAAGGGCGCGCTGGACACCTTCAGCAAGTACCTTGCGCAGGAGCTGGGTGCGCACGGCATCACCTCCAACATCGTCGCACCGGGCCTGGTGCTGACCGATGCGACCGAAGGGGCCCCGGAGGCGTTCAAGGAGTTCATCCGCTCCATGACGCCGACGCAGACGATCTCCAGACCCGAAGACGTCGCGAACGCCGTCAGCTTCCTCGCCAAAGAGGAGAGCGCCCAGGTGACGGGGGCCTACCTCTCCGTCAGCGGCGGGGCGTATATGTCCTAA
- a CDS encoding NAD(P)-dependent alcohol dehydrogenase — translation MEHKTNDQSRRDFIKKSAVLGAGLVFIDPATLFADEKGKTMNGNIKTKGYAVFDTSGVFKPWEFERRPVGDNDVLIDIKYASICHSDIHQMKGHWGPQQYPQVPGHEIVGIVAAVGKNVTGFKVGDRAGVGCMVDGCTTCENEEQYQPDTLFTYGYPDKREPTGISQGGYSKSIVVRDHYVVHIPESLDFKVAAPLLCAGITTYSPLMKFDLKKGDKVGVAGIGGLGHMAIKIAVSKGAEVYAFTTTADKVEDIKGFGAKEVIVVDDTQKLYEHAGKLDYMVCTIPYQFDVAPYVATVKPKGFFTYVGMPERFEILLNNLGLAASRVNFNASLIGGMKETQEVVDYCAEHKIYPQIEMITAEEITEAWKKVVNKEARYRYVIDSATI, via the coding sequence ATGGAACACAAAACGAACGATCAGTCCAGAAGGGACTTTATCAAGAAATCGGCAGTGCTGGGAGCCGGTCTGGTTTTTATCGACCCAGCCACACTCTTCGCAGATGAAAAAGGAAAAACGATGAACGGAAACATCAAAACAAAAGGGTATGCGGTATTCGACACCAGCGGTGTGTTCAAGCCGTGGGAGTTCGAACGCCGTCCCGTCGGAGACAACGATGTCCTTATCGACATCAAGTACGCTTCGATCTGCCACTCGGACATCCACCAGATGAAAGGGCACTGGGGACCGCAGCAGTACCCGCAGGTCCCGGGGCATGAGATCGTCGGTATCGTCGCCGCCGTCGGCAAAAACGTCACCGGGTTCAAAGTCGGCGACAGGGCCGGTGTGGGCTGTATGGTCGACGGCTGTACGACGTGCGAAAACGAAGAGCAGTATCAGCCCGACACCCTCTTCACCTACGGCTATCCCGACAAAAGAGAGCCGACAGGCATTTCTCAGGGCGGTTACTCGAAAAGCATCGTCGTCAGGGATCACTATGTGGTGCACATTCCCGAGAGCCTCGACTTCAAAGTCGCGGCACCGCTTCTGTGCGCAGGGATCACGACCTATTCGCCCCTGATGAAGTTCGATCTCAAAAAAGGGGACAAGGTCGGCGTGGCCGGTATCGGCGGTCTGGGGCATATGGCGATCAAGATCGCTGTTTCCAAAGGGGCGGAGGTCTATGCCTTTACGACAACGGCAGACAAAGTGGAAGATATCAAAGGGTTCGGCGCCAAAGAGGTGATCGTCGTAGACGATACGCAAAAGCTCTATGAACATGCAGGTAAGCTGGATTATATGGTCTGTACGATCCCTTATCAGTTTGATGTAGCTCCCTATGTCGCTACGGTCAAACCAAAAGGTTTCTTTACCTATGTAGGTATGCCGGAACGATTTGAGATACTCTTGAATAATCTCGGCCTGGCAGCAAGCAGGGTCAATTTCAACGCGTCGCTTATCGGGGGGATGAAAGAGACACAGGAAGTGGTGGATTACTGTGCTGAACATAAGATCTATCCGCAAATCGAGATGATTACAGCCGAAGAGATCACCGAGGCATGGAAAAAAGTTGTAAACAAAGAGGCGAGATACAGATACGTTATCGACTCAGCAACCATTTGA
- a CDS encoding cupin domain-containing protein — protein sequence MISVQTFSLMLLAGGLLMAAPVQAEEASANTTQRISPVDTRPSLVVNKSAFKQYFSGGEVRIDFLYPATDDNMQSAAYVTFEPGARTHWHTHPAGQHMIVTSGVGYTQTWKGERRTLRVGDVVWCPVGVKHWHGASEKIAMTHLVITGSDKNGKNVEWLEPVTDEQYAGK from the coding sequence ATGATTTCGGTACAGACGTTTTCCCTGATGCTTTTGGCAGGCGGTCTGCTCATGGCGGCTCCGGTTCAGGCCGAAGAGGCGTCGGCAAATACGACGCAGCGGATCTCCCCCGTCGACACAAGACCATCCCTCGTCGTCAACAAGTCCGCTTTCAAACAATACTTCAGCGGGGGAGAGGTCCGCATCGATTTTCTCTATCCGGCGACAGATGACAACATGCAGTCCGCTGCCTATGTCACCTTTGAGCCGGGTGCAAGAACGCACTGGCATACCCACCCGGCGGGTCAGCATATGATCGTCACGTCGGGCGTCGGCTACACGCAGACCTGGAAGGGGGAACGCCGTACGCTTAGAGTCGGCGATGTCGTCTGGTGCCCTGTCGGGGTCAAGCATTGGCACGGGGCATCGGAAAAGATCGCCATGACGCACCTGGTCATCACGGGTAGCGATAAAAACGGCAAGAATGTCGAGTGGCTCGAACCGGTCACCGATGAGCAATATGCCGGAAAATAA
- a CDS encoding cupin domain-containing protein — protein MKYTDKKQFDKANMFGTGVPNEMYAKYFIGDSFLNLAINPEGSPAFVANVTFEPGCRNNWHIHHAATGGGQLLICTAGEGWYQKEGEDAVSLQEGSVVYIPTEVKHWHGAKADSWFSHISVEIPGTETSNEWLEPVDDAYYRTLKG, from the coding sequence ATGAAATACACGGATAAAAAGCAATTCGACAAGGCCAATATGTTCGGAACGGGCGTGCCCAATGAGATGTATGCGAAATACTTCATCGGCGACTCTTTCCTGAACCTCGCGATCAACCCCGAAGGCTCCCCCGCCTTCGTCGCCAACGTAACCTTCGAGCCGGGATGCCGCAACAACTGGCACATCCACCACGCCGCAACCGGTGGCGGGCAGCTGTTGATCTGCACCGCGGGCGAAGGGTGGTACCAGAAAGAGGGGGAAGATGCCGTCAGCCTACAGGAGGGCTCCGTCGTCTATATCCCGACGGAAGTCAAACACTGGCACGGCGCCAAGGCCGACAGCTGGTTCAGCCACATCTCCGTCGAGATCCCGGGGACGGAAACGAGCAACGAGTGGCTGGAGCCTGTAGACGATGCGTACTACCGCACCCTGAAAGGATAA
- a CDS encoding SDR family NAD(P)-dependent oxidoreductase yields the protein MAKIFITGSSDGLGLIAARMLVEAGHVVVLHARNAERAEDAKRLLPKAKAILIADLYDMEATKRLAEEVNALGRFDAVIHNAGVYQAPKPAIFAVNVLAPYILTALIEPPKRLVYIGSNMHTHGSVDIHALSPETGVTYSDSKLLVLMLAKAVARRWPGIHANTVDPGWVPTKMGGKGAPDDLQEGAKTQVWLASGGDAAVSGRYLFHMKEASYDSKADDEPAQEVLLARCEAISGIRFPAG from the coding sequence ATGGCAAAAATATTCATCACCGGGTCGTCCGACGGCCTGGGATTGATCGCGGCACGGATGCTGGTCGAAGCGGGACACGTTGTCGTCCTGCATGCGCGCAATGCCGAACGGGCGGAAGATGCGAAGCGGCTGCTTCCGAAAGCCAAAGCTATACTGATTGCTGACCTTTACGACATGGAAGCGACCAAACGTCTGGCCGAGGAGGTCAACGCGCTGGGGCGGTTCGATGCCGTCATCCACAATGCGGGCGTCTACCAGGCGCCGAAGCCCGCGATCTTTGCGGTCAACGTGCTTGCCCCCTACATCCTGACGGCGCTGATCGAGCCACCGAAACGGCTTGTTTACATCGGTTCCAACATGCACACCCACGGCAGCGTAGACATACATGCTCTCTCGCCGGAGACGGGTGTCACCTACTCTGACTCCAAGCTGCTGGTATTGATGCTCGCCAAAGCCGTGGCGCGCCGATGGCCGGGTATCCACGCCAACACCGTCGACCCCGGGTGGGTCCCCACCAAGATGGGCGGCAAAGGCGCGCCGGACGACCTGCAGGAGGGGGCGAAGACCCAGGTATGGCTCGCCTCGGGCGGAGATGCCGCCGTCAGCGGCCGATACCTTTTCCATATGAAAGAGGCGTCTTATGACTCAAAAGCCGATGACGAGCCTGCGCAGGAGGTGCTGCTCGCACGATGCGAAGCGATCAGCGGCATCCGCTTTCCGGCGGGTTGA
- a CDS encoding AraC family transcriptional regulator: MSTEQLDRYRDEIKDRIGAAFRGENAISTPVDALSFYYSTTPTNMLATVYEPSICVIAQGAKEVGVDGELIPYDPDMYLLASVHMPAQVRITEASEDRPYMGLTITFSMEQIFDVLKEVGRSTNPSKAPRRGLYFGELQPRLLDPVTRLVRLLDTPEDIPVMAPLITKEILYNIMRDEGGDFIRQYVMDGSATQRVVKAITKIKDEFREALQVRELAHHVGMSESSLYANFKKITGMSPLQFQKSLRLQEARQLLMSRDVEAAEVAFEVGYESPSQFSREYARMFGLPPKADTRL; this comes from the coding sequence ATGTCCACTGAGCAGCTTGACCGTTACCGCGATGAGATCAAAGACCGGATCGGGGCGGCATTCCGGGGCGAAAACGCCATATCTACCCCTGTCGATGCGCTCTCCTTTTACTACAGCACTACGCCGACGAACATGCTGGCGACCGTCTATGAACCCTCCATCTGTGTCATCGCACAGGGGGCCAAAGAGGTGGGCGTGGACGGAGAGCTTATCCCTTACGATCCCGATATGTACCTGCTAGCCTCCGTCCATATGCCCGCGCAGGTCCGCATCACCGAGGCATCGGAAGATCGCCCCTATATGGGTTTGACCATTACCTTTAGCATGGAGCAGATCTTCGACGTGCTCAAAGAGGTGGGGCGGTCGACAAACCCGTCGAAGGCTCCCAGAAGGGGGCTCTATTTCGGGGAGTTGCAGCCGCGCCTCCTCGACCCGGTTACCCGGCTGGTACGGCTTCTCGACACCCCCGAGGACATCCCGGTCATGGCACCCCTCATTACCAAGGAGATCCTCTATAACATCATGCGCGACGAGGGCGGCGACTTTATCCGGCAGTACGTCATGGACGGGAGTGCGACCCAGCGGGTCGTCAAGGCGATTACGAAGATCAAGGACGAGTTCCGCGAGGCGCTGCAGGTCAGAGAGCTGGCACACCATGTCGGTATGAGCGAGTCCTCCCTCTACGCGAATTTCAAGAAGATTACGGGGATGAGCCCGCTGCAGTTCCAGAAGAGCCTCCGCCTCCAGGAAGCGCGCCAGCTGCTGATGTCGCGGGACGTCGAAGCGGCGGAGGTCGCGTTCGAAGTGGGCTACGAAAGCCCGTCGCAGTTCAGCCGGGAGTACGCCAGGATGTTCGGGCTGCCGCCCAAGGCGGACACCCGTTTATAA
- a CDS encoding NAD(P)/FAD-dependent oxidoreductase, with amino-acid sequence MQKYDVIIIGGGVSGLSCAITLGSAGPKMEVASTKQILVIDAGKSHLNMAELHNVPGVAEGTKGPELLASLAARAEAYENVVLEKGTVVSVSGSAGAFTVTTEAGETFEADTVVFANGMQTIAVEGIGAPVVDHVRAPRPGMVMIENSNGVIGEGKYVTGCAAGATSMFASAAGYGAQTATDIISAWAGKYTVIHDVLKKS; translated from the coding sequence ATGCAAAAATATGACGTCATTATCATCGGCGGCGGGGTTTCGGGCCTCTCGTGCGCCATCACGCTGGGATCGGCAGGACCGAAAATGGAGGTCGCGAGCACGAAACAGATCCTCGTCATCGACGCCGGGAAGTCCCACCTGAACATGGCGGAGCTCCACAACGTCCCGGGCGTCGCCGAGGGGACGAAGGGGCCCGAGCTCCTCGCCTCTCTGGCAGCGCGGGCGGAAGCCTATGAGAACGTCGTCCTGGAGAAAGGAACCGTCGTCTCCGTCTCCGGGAGCGCCGGGGCCTTCACGGTCACGACCGAAGCGGGCGAGACCTTCGAAGCCGACACCGTCGTCTTTGCCAACGGGATGCAGACCATCGCCGTCGAGGGCATCGGTGCCCCCGTCGTCGACCACGTCCGCGCCCCGCGCCCCGGCATGGTGATGATCGAGAACAGTAACGGCGTCATCGGCGAAGGCAAGTATGTCACCGGCTGCGCGGCGGGTGCCACCTCCATGTTCGCCTCGGCCGCGGGCTACGGTGCCCAGACGGCGACGGACATCATCAGTGCATGGGCCGGCAAATACACCGTCATCCACGACGTGCTCAAAAAGAGCTAA
- a CDS encoding helix-turn-helix domain-containing protein has protein sequence MELLSMSQALDRYRQVHLEAPAFGMNVLADDFRPADIVILQSNSQRKEGVPVRCDFYTMVFCLAGGSIRYVNQFEYTINAHSLHLLPPGSIHSFKDTFDTTRYYVILFEKDFPEEPSLLAFHDKHLESVDLEPVLFGRVKEIFEEIERELKKSDIDSGLYAKHLLDLILLIMKREKLKLKSDVPRTRSDVICSRFLSLLEEHFKTMKRVDDYASLLDLTPKYLSETVKANLGKSALHYIHKRIVKEAEYLLVYTDRTVGSIAAALNFHDASQFTKFFKQKVGKSPKQYRIDNAV, from the coding sequence ATGGAACTGTTGAGCATGTCCCAGGCGCTGGACCGCTACAGGCAAGTCCACCTCGAAGCCCCCGCATTCGGCATGAACGTCCTCGCGGACGATTTCCGGCCCGCCGACATCGTCATCCTCCAGAGCAACTCCCAGCGCAAGGAGGGGGTGCCCGTACGGTGCGATTTTTACACGATGGTGTTCTGCCTGGCGGGAGGCTCGATCCGTTACGTGAACCAGTTCGAGTACACCATCAACGCGCACTCCCTGCACCTGCTGCCGCCGGGTTCGATTCATTCGTTCAAAGATACCTTTGACACGACGCGGTATTATGTGATCCTCTTTGAGAAGGATTTCCCCGAAGAGCCGTCGCTGCTGGCCTTTCATGACAAACACCTCGAAAGCGTCGACCTGGAACCGGTGCTGTTCGGCAGGGTCAAAGAGATCTTTGAAGAGATCGAGCGCGAGCTCAAAAAGTCCGACATCGACAGCGGCCTTTATGCCAAGCACCTGCTGGACCTGATTTTGCTGATCATGAAACGGGAGAAGCTGAAACTGAAGAGCGATGTGCCCAGGACGCGAAGCGACGTCATCTGCAGCCGCTTCCTCTCTTTGCTCGAAGAGCACTTCAAGACCATGAAGCGTGTCGATGACTATGCATCGTTGCTCGACCTGACGCCGAAGTACCTCAGCGAAACGGTCAAGGCAAACCTGGGGAAGAGCGCGCTGCACTACATCCATAAACGCATCGTCAAGGAGGCCGAGTACCTGCTGGTCTATACCGACAGGACGGTCGGCAGCATCGCCGCGGCGCTCAATTTTCATGACGCCTCCCAGTTCACCAAGTTCTTCAAACAGAAAGTCGGCAAAAGCCCGAAGCAGTACCGTATAGACAATGCCGTGTAG
- a CDS encoding cyclophilin-like fold protein gives MKALFMMILMVLFALPLAARDGGNPMQISVHANGNTTLFQLNDSPAAKALYDQLPLSIEVEDYGSNEKIFYPPKKLATEGTPPADAKAGTLAYYAPWGDVVMFYRAFGKAGGLYELGHALSGAEHIQSMSGTVTIEKSR, from the coding sequence ATGAAGGCACTTTTCATGATGATCCTCATGGTGCTCTTCGCCCTGCCCCTGGCCGCCCGCGACGGAGGCAACCCCATGCAAATCAGCGTCCACGCAAACGGAAACACCACCCTTTTTCAACTCAACGACTCCCCGGCCGCCAAGGCACTCTACGACCAGCTTCCCCTGAGCATCGAGGTGGAGGACTACGGCAGCAACGAAAAGATCTTCTACCCCCCGAAGAAGCTGGCGACTGAGGGCACGCCCCCGGCGGATGCCAAGGCCGGTACCCTCGCCTACTACGCCCCCTGGGGCGACGTCGTCATGTTCTACAGGGCGTTCGGAAAAGCGGGCGGGCTGTACGAGCTGGGACACGCGCTGTCGGGTGCGGAACACATTCAATCTATGTCCGGCACGGTCACGATAGAGAAAAGCCGCTAG